In Zea mays cultivar B73 chromosome 7, Zm-B73-REFERENCE-NAM-5.0, whole genome shotgun sequence, the following proteins share a genomic window:
- the LOC100286308 gene encoding uncharacterized isoform X1 has product MFAWILRGCRDECSASDQLKQHVLALQAHDVFKAKEVVLQKKISQEVERAKEFTKSGNKQAAMQCLKRKRYYESQMNQVGSVQLRINTKERMIADHTGNK; this is encoded by the exons ATGTTCGCCTGGATCCTCCGCGGCTGCCGCGACGAGTGCTCCGCCTCCGACCAGCTCAAGCAG CATGTGCTGGCTCTGCAGGCTCACGATGTCTTCAAGGCGAAAGAGGTGGTCCTGCAAAAGAAGATCTCTCAAGAGGTGGAACGGGCCAAGGAGTTCACAAAGTCGGGAAACAAGCAGGCAGCAATGCAGTGCCTGAAGAGGAAGAGGTACTACGAGAGTCAAATGAACCAAGTTGGAAGCGTTCAGCTGCGCATTAACACCAAGGAGAGAATGATCGCTGATCACACGGGCAACAAATAA
- the LOC100286308 gene encoding uncharacterized LOC100286308 has protein sequence MFAWILRGCRDECSASDQLKQAHDVFKAKEVVLQKKISQEVERAKEFTKSGNKQAAMQCLKRKRYYESQMNQVGSVQLRINTKERMIADHTGNK, from the exons ATGTTCGCCTGGATCCTCCGCGGCTGCCGCGACGAGTGCTCCGCCTCCGACCAGCTCAAGCAG GCTCACGATGTCTTCAAGGCGAAAGAGGTGGTCCTGCAAAAGAAGATCTCTCAAGAGGTGGAACGGGCCAAGGAGTTCACAAAGTCGGGAAACAAGCAGGCAGCAATGCAGTGCCTGAAGAGGAAGAGGTACTACGAGAGTCAAATGAACCAAGTTGGAAGCGTTCAGCTGCGCATTAACACCAAGGAGAGAATGATCGCTGATCACACGGGCAACAAATAA
- the LOC100284717 gene encoding COP9 signalosome complex subunit 7 isoform X1, with product MAMDAERRQAELIAQFSSQAVALSSAQQLAALVLEATSHPALFAFSELLALPALSMLAGTQYSSSLDLLRLFAYGTLKDYKNNSGSLPALLPDQVRKLKQLSVLTLAESTKILPYDQLMQELDVSNVRELEDFLINECMYSGIVRGKLDQLRRCFEVQFAAGRDLTPDQLNNMIEILSDWLGTSDSLLHQIQEKIKWADTMSDVNKKHQKEFEDRVEEAKKSIKQADIDIRGHDDYLSESVGIMDFEEDRVRPKRRRQPLA from the exons ATGGCCATGGACGCGGAGCGGCGGCAAGCGGAGCTGATCGCGCAGTTCTCCTCTCAGGCGGTGGCTCTTTCGTCCGCGCAGCAGCTCGCCGCTCTGGTGCTCGAGGCCACCTCCCACCCGGCCCTCTTCGCCTTCTCCGAGCTCCTCGCCCTCCCGGCCCTCTCCATG CTCGCTGGCACTCAGTACTCGTCTTCACTGGACTTGCTCCGGCTCTTCGCCTATGGCACCTTGAAGGACTATAAGA ATAATTCGGGATCCCTTCCAGCATTGTTGCCTGATCAGGTCCGAAAGCTAAAGCAACTCAGTGTGCTAACTCTGGCAGAGTCAACTAAG ATACTACCATATGATCAGCTCATGCAAGAGTTGGATGTTTCCAACGTAAGAGAActcgaagattttctaatcaaTGAGTGCATGTATTCA GGTATCGTCAGAGGCAAACTGGATCAGCTGAGAAGATGCTTTGAA GTACAATTTGCAGCTGGAAGAGATCTTACACCTGATCAGCTAAACAACATGATAGAGATCTTATCTGACTG GTTGGGAACATCAGATAGCCTGTTGCATCAAATTCAGGAGAAAATCAAATGGGCTGACACAATGAGTGATGTGAACAAGAAGCACCAGAAAGAATTTGAAGACAGAGTGGAAGAGGCCAAAAAATCAATTAAG CAGGCAGACATCGACATACGAGGGCATGACGACTACCTCTCTGAATCTGTAGGAATAATGGATTTTGAAGAGGACCGTGTCCGACCAAAGAG GAGGCGACAACCACTGGCGTAG
- the LOC100284717 gene encoding COP9 signalosome complex subunit 7 isoform X3, with protein MAMDAERRQAELIAQFSSQAVALSSAQQLAALVLEATSHPALFAFSELLALPALSMLAGTQYSSSLDLLRLFAYGTLKDYKNNSGSLPALLPDQVRKLKQLSVLTLAESTKILPYDQLMQELDVSNGIVRGKLDQLRRCFEVQFAAGRDLTPDQLNNMIEILSDWLGTSDSLLHQIQEKIKWADTMSDVNKKHQKEFEDRVEEAKKSIKQADIDIRGHDDYLSESVGIMDFEEDRVRPKRRRQPLA; from the exons ATGGCCATGGACGCGGAGCGGCGGCAAGCGGAGCTGATCGCGCAGTTCTCCTCTCAGGCGGTGGCTCTTTCGTCCGCGCAGCAGCTCGCCGCTCTGGTGCTCGAGGCCACCTCCCACCCGGCCCTCTTCGCCTTCTCCGAGCTCCTCGCCCTCCCGGCCCTCTCCATG CTCGCTGGCACTCAGTACTCGTCTTCACTGGACTTGCTCCGGCTCTTCGCCTATGGCACCTTGAAGGACTATAAGA ATAATTCGGGATCCCTTCCAGCATTGTTGCCTGATCAGGTCCGAAAGCTAAAGCAACTCAGTGTGCTAACTCTGGCAGAGTCAACTAAG ATACTACCATATGATCAGCTCATGCAAGAGTTGGATGTTTCCAAC GGTATCGTCAGAGGCAAACTGGATCAGCTGAGAAGATGCTTTGAA GTACAATTTGCAGCTGGAAGAGATCTTACACCTGATCAGCTAAACAACATGATAGAGATCTTATCTGACTG GTTGGGAACATCAGATAGCCTGTTGCATCAAATTCAGGAGAAAATCAAATGGGCTGACACAATGAGTGATGTGAACAAGAAGCACCAGAAAGAATTTGAAGACAGAGTGGAAGAGGCCAAAAAATCAATTAAG CAGGCAGACATCGACATACGAGGGCATGACGACTACCTCTCTGAATCTGTAGGAATAATGGATTTTGAAGAGGACCGTGTCCGACCAAAGAG GAGGCGACAACCACTGGCGTAG
- the LOC100284717 gene encoding COP9 signalosome complex subunit 7 isoform X5 — MAMDAERRQAELIAQFSSQAVALSSAQQLAALVLEATSHPALFAFSELLALPALSMLAGTQYSSSLDLLRLFAYGTLKDYKNNSGSLPALLPDQVRKLKQLSVLTLAESTKILPYDQLMQELDVSNGIVRGKLDQLRRCFEVQFAAGRDLTPDQLNNMIEILSDWLGTSDSLLHQIQEKIKWADTMSDVNKKHQKEFEDRVEEAKKSIKADIDIRGHDDYLSESVGIMDFEEDRVRPKRRRQPLA; from the exons ATGGCCATGGACGCGGAGCGGCGGCAAGCGGAGCTGATCGCGCAGTTCTCCTCTCAGGCGGTGGCTCTTTCGTCCGCGCAGCAGCTCGCCGCTCTGGTGCTCGAGGCCACCTCCCACCCGGCCCTCTTCGCCTTCTCCGAGCTCCTCGCCCTCCCGGCCCTCTCCATG CTCGCTGGCACTCAGTACTCGTCTTCACTGGACTTGCTCCGGCTCTTCGCCTATGGCACCTTGAAGGACTATAAGA ATAATTCGGGATCCCTTCCAGCATTGTTGCCTGATCAGGTCCGAAAGCTAAAGCAACTCAGTGTGCTAACTCTGGCAGAGTCAACTAAG ATACTACCATATGATCAGCTCATGCAAGAGTTGGATGTTTCCAAC GGTATCGTCAGAGGCAAACTGGATCAGCTGAGAAGATGCTTTGAA GTACAATTTGCAGCTGGAAGAGATCTTACACCTGATCAGCTAAACAACATGATAGAGATCTTATCTGACTG GTTGGGAACATCAGATAGCCTGTTGCATCAAATTCAGGAGAAAATCAAATGGGCTGACACAATGAGTGATGTGAACAAGAAGCACCAGAAAGAATTTGAAGACAGAGTGGAAGAGGCCAAAAAATCAATTAAG GCAGACATCGACATACGAGGGCATGACGACTACCTCTCTGAATCTGTAGGAATAATGGATTTTGAAGAGGACCGTGTCCGACCAAAGAG GAGGCGACAACCACTGGCGTAG
- the LOC100284717 gene encoding COP9 signalosome complex subunit 7 isoform X2: MAMDAERRQAELIAQFSSQAVALSSAQQLAALVLEATSHPALFAFSELLALPALSMLAGTQYSSSLDLLRLFAYGTLKDYKNNSGSLPALLPDQVRKLKQLSVLTLAESTKILPYDQLMQELDVSNVRELEDFLINECMYSGIVRGKLDQLRRCFEVQFAAGRDLTPDQLNNMIEILSDWLGTSDSLLHQIQEKIKWADTMSDVNKKHQKEFEDRVEEAKKSIKADIDIRGHDDYLSESVGIMDFEEDRVRPKRRRQPLA; the protein is encoded by the exons ATGGCCATGGACGCGGAGCGGCGGCAAGCGGAGCTGATCGCGCAGTTCTCCTCTCAGGCGGTGGCTCTTTCGTCCGCGCAGCAGCTCGCCGCTCTGGTGCTCGAGGCCACCTCCCACCCGGCCCTCTTCGCCTTCTCCGAGCTCCTCGCCCTCCCGGCCCTCTCCATG CTCGCTGGCACTCAGTACTCGTCTTCACTGGACTTGCTCCGGCTCTTCGCCTATGGCACCTTGAAGGACTATAAGA ATAATTCGGGATCCCTTCCAGCATTGTTGCCTGATCAGGTCCGAAAGCTAAAGCAACTCAGTGTGCTAACTCTGGCAGAGTCAACTAAG ATACTACCATATGATCAGCTCATGCAAGAGTTGGATGTTTCCAACGTAAGAGAActcgaagattttctaatcaaTGAGTGCATGTATTCA GGTATCGTCAGAGGCAAACTGGATCAGCTGAGAAGATGCTTTGAA GTACAATTTGCAGCTGGAAGAGATCTTACACCTGATCAGCTAAACAACATGATAGAGATCTTATCTGACTG GTTGGGAACATCAGATAGCCTGTTGCATCAAATTCAGGAGAAAATCAAATGGGCTGACACAATGAGTGATGTGAACAAGAAGCACCAGAAAGAATTTGAAGACAGAGTGGAAGAGGCCAAAAAATCAATTAAG GCAGACATCGACATACGAGGGCATGACGACTACCTCTCTGAATCTGTAGGAATAATGGATTTTGAAGAGGACCGTGTCCGACCAAAGAG GAGGCGACAACCACTGGCGTAG
- the LOC100284717 gene encoding COP9 signalosome complex subunit 7 isoform X6 codes for MAMDAERRQAELIAQFSSQAVALSSAQQLAALVLEATSHPALFAFSELLALPALSMLAGTQYSSSLDLLRLFAYGTLKDYKNNSGSLPALLPDQVRKLKQLSVLTLAESTKILPYDQLMQELDVSNGIVRGKLDQLRRCFEVQFAAGRDLTPDQLNNMIEILSDWLGTSDSLLHQIQEKIKWADTMSDVNKKHQKEFEDRVEEAKKSIKKLNNLSRQTSTYEGMTTTSLNL; via the exons ATGGCCATGGACGCGGAGCGGCGGCAAGCGGAGCTGATCGCGCAGTTCTCCTCTCAGGCGGTGGCTCTTTCGTCCGCGCAGCAGCTCGCCGCTCTGGTGCTCGAGGCCACCTCCCACCCGGCCCTCTTCGCCTTCTCCGAGCTCCTCGCCCTCCCGGCCCTCTCCATG CTCGCTGGCACTCAGTACTCGTCTTCACTGGACTTGCTCCGGCTCTTCGCCTATGGCACCTTGAAGGACTATAAGA ATAATTCGGGATCCCTTCCAGCATTGTTGCCTGATCAGGTCCGAAAGCTAAAGCAACTCAGTGTGCTAACTCTGGCAGAGTCAACTAAG ATACTACCATATGATCAGCTCATGCAAGAGTTGGATGTTTCCAAC GGTATCGTCAGAGGCAAACTGGATCAGCTGAGAAGATGCTTTGAA GTACAATTTGCAGCTGGAAGAGATCTTACACCTGATCAGCTAAACAACATGATAGAGATCTTATCTGACTG GTTGGGAACATCAGATAGCCTGTTGCATCAAATTCAGGAGAAAATCAAATGGGCTGACACAATGAGTGATGTGAACAAGAAGCACCAGAAAGAATTTGAAGACAGAGTGGAAGAGGCCAAAAAATCAATTAAG AAGTTGAACAATTTAAGCAGGCAGACATCGACATACGAGGGCATGACGACTACCTCTCTGAATCTGTAG
- the LOC100284717 gene encoding COP9 signalosome complex subunit 7 isoform X4, whose amino-acid sequence MAMDAERRQAELIAQFSSQAVALSSAQQLAALVLEATSHPALFAFSELLALPALSMLAGTQYSSSLDLLRLFAYGTLKDYKNNSGSLPALLPDQVRKLKQLSVLTLAESTKILPYDQLMQELDVSNVRELEDFLINECMYSGIVRGKLDQLRRCFEVQFAAGRDLTPDQLNNMIEILSDWLGTSDSLLHQIQEKIKWADTMSDVNKKHQKEFEDRVEEAKKSIKLNNLSRQTSTYEGMTTTSLNL is encoded by the exons ATGGCCATGGACGCGGAGCGGCGGCAAGCGGAGCTGATCGCGCAGTTCTCCTCTCAGGCGGTGGCTCTTTCGTCCGCGCAGCAGCTCGCCGCTCTGGTGCTCGAGGCCACCTCCCACCCGGCCCTCTTCGCCTTCTCCGAGCTCCTCGCCCTCCCGGCCCTCTCCATG CTCGCTGGCACTCAGTACTCGTCTTCACTGGACTTGCTCCGGCTCTTCGCCTATGGCACCTTGAAGGACTATAAGA ATAATTCGGGATCCCTTCCAGCATTGTTGCCTGATCAGGTCCGAAAGCTAAAGCAACTCAGTGTGCTAACTCTGGCAGAGTCAACTAAG ATACTACCATATGATCAGCTCATGCAAGAGTTGGATGTTTCCAACGTAAGAGAActcgaagattttctaatcaaTGAGTGCATGTATTCA GGTATCGTCAGAGGCAAACTGGATCAGCTGAGAAGATGCTTTGAA GTACAATTTGCAGCTGGAAGAGATCTTACACCTGATCAGCTAAACAACATGATAGAGATCTTATCTGACTG GTTGGGAACATCAGATAGCCTGTTGCATCAAATTCAGGAGAAAATCAAATGGGCTGACACAATGAGTGATGTGAACAAGAAGCACCAGAAAGAATTTGAAGACAGAGTGGAAGAGGCCAAAAAATCAATTAAG TTGAACAATTTAAGCAGGCAGACATCGACATACGAGGGCATGACGACTACCTCTCTGAATCTGTAG
- the LOC100284717 gene encoding COP9 signalosome complex subunit 7, which yields MAMDAERRQAELIAQFSSQAVALSSAQQLAALVLEATSHPALFAFSELLALPALSMLAGTQYSSSLDLLRLFAYGTLKDYKNNSGSLPALLPDQVRKLKQLSVLTLAESTKILPYDQLMQELDVSNVRELEDFLINECMYSGIVRGKLDQLRRCFEVQFAAGRDLTPDQLNNMIEILSDWLGTSDSLLHQIQEKIKWADTMSDVNKKHQKEFEDRVEEAKKSIKKLNNLSRQTSTYEGMTTTSLNL from the exons ATGGCCATGGACGCGGAGCGGCGGCAAGCGGAGCTGATCGCGCAGTTCTCCTCTCAGGCGGTGGCTCTTTCGTCCGCGCAGCAGCTCGCCGCTCTGGTGCTCGAGGCCACCTCCCACCCGGCCCTCTTCGCCTTCTCCGAGCTCCTCGCCCTCCCGGCCCTCTCCATG CTCGCTGGCACTCAGTACTCGTCTTCACTGGACTTGCTCCGGCTCTTCGCCTATGGCACCTTGAAGGACTATAAGA ATAATTCGGGATCCCTTCCAGCATTGTTGCCTGATCAGGTCCGAAAGCTAAAGCAACTCAGTGTGCTAACTCTGGCAGAGTCAACTAAG ATACTACCATATGATCAGCTCATGCAAGAGTTGGATGTTTCCAACGTAAGAGAActcgaagattttctaatcaaTGAGTGCATGTATTCA GGTATCGTCAGAGGCAAACTGGATCAGCTGAGAAGATGCTTTGAA GTACAATTTGCAGCTGGAAGAGATCTTACACCTGATCAGCTAAACAACATGATAGAGATCTTATCTGACTG GTTGGGAACATCAGATAGCCTGTTGCATCAAATTCAGGAGAAAATCAAATGGGCTGACACAATGAGTGATGTGAACAAGAAGCACCAGAAAGAATTTGAAGACAGAGTGGAAGAGGCCAAAAAATCAATTAAG AAGTTGAACAATTTAAGCAGGCAGACATCGACATACGAGGGCATGACGACTACCTCTCTGAATCTGTAG